The Arcobacter roscoffensis genome segment TCATTAAATGTACTTAAATTTATTTATAGTTGAGTCACCTTTACAACTTTTAAGTGCATATGAAGCAATCAATTATTTTGGTATTAAAAAGTATAAGATATTAATTAGGTTGTCAAATAGTAAGGAAAATGATAATCAAATTTTAAAATTATTAAAGTGTCTTAAAGTTAAGGATATGTCTTATGTTTTTTCTTTAAATGCAAAGAATAAAACGTTATTAGATTACTTGAAAATTACTTTTTTTAAAATGCTCTTTTTTTATTTGAATAAAAGAGTAAAAAAACTATTCTTAGGTAATTTTGAATCAGGTTTTATGAAGATATTAATGAAAAATATAAATAAGAAAAAAATAATTTTACTTGATGATGGGGCTAAATCTATTGTAATACAATCAAAATTTAACAATATGAATAATTTTGATTTTTTTACTTTTTTTGATCTAGATCCATTAGAAGGTCAACAAATATATAGTAATAGTTTTTCGATGTTAAAAAATAAAATCAAAAATAAAGAAAAAGCTAACTTTGTATTATTTTTAGGAACAAAATTAAGTGAATTGGATATTGTTTCTGAAGAATATTATATTAGATGTATTAAAGAGATTGCTATTTATTATATAAAAACTAAAATAATATATATACCTCATAGAGAAGAGAATAAGAATAAGTTAAAGTTACTAGAAAAAAATATTTCTAATCTAAAGATAAAAAAGATAGATTATCCTGTAGAATTATTTGGTTTAAATGAATCTTTTATCCCTCAAGTAGTAGCATCTTTTTATTCAACAGCACTTTTTACAATGAATAAAATCTATTGCTGTAATAGTAATGCTTTTAAGTTTGATTATGAAAAATCTATATATAAAGAATCTATAGATAAAGTTTATCACGACTATGCTAATAAAATTAAAGTTTTGGAATTAAATAGTGTTAATTAAAAAAAGTTTTCAATACCTTATACTTTCAATGTTTCTTTCATTGATTCCTTTTTTTGCTGTTCCTTTTTATACTCATTACTTAACGAGTGAAGCTTTAGGTACTTTTTCTATTTATCAATCTTTTTTTTTAATAATCGGAGCATTTATTGGTTTAGAAAGCTATAGAAGTTTTGAAATGTTGTTCTTTAAAGAACCTGATAATATTTCTAAAATATTGTCAAATATACTATTTATCACATTCTTCTGTACTTTTGTTTTTCTTTTTTTTATGTATTTTTTCAGTCTTTTTACAGAAATAGATATTGACTTTTATTTTTTGCTTTTTTTACCTATATTGTGTTTTTCTACACAGTTATATAATATAGTCTTATCTCACTATCGTAATATTGGTAATTTTAAATTATTTTCCTTTTTTGAGATAACTAAATATACTTCAAATTATTTATTAACTATAATACTTGTTATAAAAGGTTACTCTTGGGAAGCATTGGTTTATGGACTGATATTTTCTAATATTTTAGTTTTAGTTTTTTCATTAATTGTATTTTCTATTAATTATGAAATTTCTCTTAAAAGTGTTGATAAAAATACAATTTTAAGAATTCTTAAAATATCAGTTCCTTTTGTGCCATACTTATTAGGCGGGATAATTGTTACAGTAAGTGATAGATTTTTAGTAGATTTTTTGCTTTCAAGAGAAAGTGTAGGTATATTACTTGTTGGTGTTACATTTGCATCGGGCATAAAAATATTAAGTAACTCAATTATTAAAGCATGGAGCCCTTTCTTTTATAAAGAAATGAACAATATTACTGATAAATCAAAAAGTAATATTGTAAAATATTCATATTTATATTTTATAACTTTATGTATTTTATCTATTATATATATTTTTTTCATATGTTATTTTTATCCATATTTAGTTGATAATGAATATTTAAATTCCATTTCGATATTTTTTTGGATGAGTTTTGCTTTTTTCTTACGTGGAATAAAACAGATTTTCGGTTTATACTTAATTCATGCTGAAAGAACAAATTATGTTATGATGGATTTTTTAATAAGTATTCTTTCTAACATTTTTTTTAGCTACTTATTGATAATATATATAGGACTTGATGGTGCAGCAATTGGTACATTTTGCTCTTTTTTACTAGCCTCAATTTGGTATATTTATATAAGTCAAAAAATAGTAAAAATGCCTTGGTTAAAAGTTTTAAATAATTGGAGAGATAAATAATGCCTTTTTTAATGGTTGATAAAATGGATACAACAGGTAAAGGAATCTTAATTTTTAAACATTTAGAAATTAAGTTACTTGAAAAAATGCCAAAAGAAATAATTAGTAAATTAAAAAGTAAATATATACTTGGTATGTATTTTGGGTCTTTTTATAAGTTAGAAGAAGACTTAACATATATCGATTTTTATTTAGCAGAAGATAATGTTCTAAAAATTGAGAATAGTACTATGCCACGAATTAATTTAAATGGATATAATTTTATTGGAAAAGATTTTGAAATTAAAGAAAATGTTTTAGAAAAATATTATGATTTAATTTTTATTGGGAATGTTTCAAGAAATAAAAACCTTATAAAAGTAATTGATACTATAAATAAATTAATAAAAAAAGATGTTAATATAAAGGTTTTAATAGTAAATCGAAGTCTTTCTGGAGTTTACAATAAAATATTAAAGTATTTTATTTATAGAAAATTAAATAGCATAAATTCTTTAGATAAAAAAAATATTACATATATTGAGATAAATAATCCTAAAGGTTACCAACTATCTAAAAAGTTAATTAAAGACTTAATGTTACAGTCAAAGGGTTTAATTATTGCATCAAAATATGAAGGTGCGGCTAGAGTTGTTGCAGAAGCACAACTGTTAGGTTTAAATATTTTAAGTTATGAAAAAATGAAAGGTGCTACAAATAATCATTTATCTGAGTATGATATTCTTTTTAATGATTTTAATAATTTAGAAAATAAAATTTTAGACTTTATAAATAATTATGATAGTTTTTATTCGAAAAAAGATATAGATTATTCAAAGATTTATTTAGAGAAATATAATAGAATAAAACTTTGTGAAAATATTTCAGAAGTTTGTAATATTAATTCTAGTGTTTTATTAAAGTCTATAGAACATATATCTTTATATAACTCTATTTCTTCTCATTCTGCAATATTGCCAAGAAAATATGTATCTAATCCTCAAAATGATGAAATTTCAGATCATTTAACTATGTATTCACTACTGTGTTACTTAACTTCTAATAAGTCAAAACTTTCATATTTACTTTATTTTAAAAATGTAGATATCTTAAATAAATGTCTAAACCCATTTTTAAAAATACTAAGAAAAATATTATATTAATGTCCAAAATTATGCAGAAATACATTCTGATTTTTTCATTAGTATGTATATATTTTAATTTAAATATTGAATTATTTACAACGAGACAATTTGGAATATTTTTATTGTTTTTATATCTTTTTACACAATTAAAAAGATATAAATTTAAAATGAGTTTCAACTATACTTTTTTTATATTAATATATATGTTTTTATTCTCTTTTTATATAACACCTTTTATAAATATTAATTATAGTATATTTGTAAAACAATTATTTGGAATAGTTTTAGTATATACTGTTTTTCTAATTATTTCATCAAATGAAAGAATTTTGATTACAAAGTCAGGTCTAATAACTTTTTTCTCTTTAGGATTACTATTACATACACTATATATATTTGTTTTTTTAGATATAGATTTTAATAATTTTTTAATTTCAAGACATATAATGATTGAATCAGGGTTTGCAATAAACTCTTCTTATAATCATTATATACTTATTCCAATATTAATACTTTTTGTTTTAATTATGAATGGTAATAGTTTTTTTACGAATATTTACCTTATTATTAGTTTTATTTTGTCTCTATTTATTTTAATATTACCTTTATCTAGACAAAACATTGCAACTTTTTTAATTGTAGCTTTATTACTTCTTATTCGAAAAGTTAATTTTTTTAAGTTATTAATATTACTGTTAGCTGTATTTTTAGTTTTTTTATACTTTTATAATATAGATGAAAGTTTTATTTTTAATTTCACTAATAGTTTTGCAGGAAGGTTTGAAAAAACAATTACCTTATTAGAGAATTCAAATTCTGAAAGAGTAAAACAATTTTATGAGGCACTAAGAATAGGAATAGAATATCCTTTTGGTATAGGGCTAGGAAATTTTCATAGTTTTCAACAAGGTTTAGTACATACATCGACAGAGTCTGGTATATTACAAATTTTCGCAGAGCTAGGTTTTTTATTTTTTATTATATTTATTTCATTTTTATTTAAATTATTAATAGATATTAAAAGTTTGAAAAAAGTAAATTATAATATGTATTTACTTTTGTCTTCTTATTTTTTTGGAATGTTGTTTTTAATGAATTTTAATGAGATATTAACAAATTATTTATTTTGGGCTTTTGTTTTATTTGTTTATTTATTAAAAACTAATAAAATATGTTTTAAGGAGTATTAATGTTAAATTATTTTTTTGAAAAATCTCTTAGTTTAATTTTTAACATTTTTAGGTATAACTATTATAAAAAGAAATATAAATTACCAAAAGATTTTAGATTTAATGGCTACTTTATTAAAATTTATGGTGATGGAAAAATACAAGTGGGTGATAATTCGTATATTAGCTTTTTTTCTCATATAACAATGGGAAAAGATACTAAAGTTATTATCGGTAACAATGTTAGCATAGCTCATAATGTTAGAATTTACACTATATCAATTGATACAACTGAATATATTTTAAATAAAATTAAAAAAGATAAAATAGGTAATGTTTATATTGGAAATAATGTGTTGATTGGAACAAATGTTTATATAAATCCAGGAGTAAAGATTGGAGACAATGTAGTTATTGGTGCAAACTCTGTTGTAACTAAAAATATACCGTCAAATTGTATTGTTGCAGGAATGCCTGCAAAAGTAGTGAAAACTTATGATGTTAAGGAAAAAAATAATGATTAAAAAAATAATTAAAAGTAATAAAAGTCTATTTTTTATGGCTTTAAAATTTAAAGAAAATAAGTTAAAACCTAGAGAAAAGATTGAAGAACCTTTAAATAACTATTTACAAACTTTATATAAAGATGGTGTAGTAGTGATACCTGATTTTTTTACAGAAGAGGAATGTAAAAATATGATAGATGCATATGAATCTATTGATAAGAAATATGTTAAGTATTATGAAAATGATAAAAGAATATTTGGTATTGAGAAAATAAGTCCTATTCATAAAAGATTGTTTCATGATAATAATGATTTTAAAAAAATAGGAGAGGCTTATTTAGGGGATGACTTAGTACTTCAAACTACAATGGCTGCAAAAATAACTACTGATAATAATCAAAAGTTTGGGTCAGGTGGTAGTTGGCATAGAGATAGCTTTTCTAGACAATTTAAAGCAATTGCATATTTAAGTGATGTTGAAATGAGTAATGGACCTTTTATGTATATAAAAGGTTCACACACTTTAAAAAATATTAAAAAAGTTTTATTCAAACTAAGAAATCATAAACCTATTTCTAGTTTTAGGTACAATGATGATGAAATTAAAGAATGTTGTAAAATACTTGATTCTGAAATTAGTTATTTTACAGCTCCTAAAGGTACTTTGATTTTAGCAGATATTAGAGGACTTCATACCGGTATGTCTATAGAAGAAGGTCATAGATATGCAGTTTTTAACTACTATATTGCAAAATCATTTCACCAAACTAATAATAATATTGAAAAATTGGCTAATTATTAATGTATACTGTTTCAATAATAACTCCATCATATAATTCAAAAGAGGTTATTTCAAGAACAATTGATTCTGTATTGTCTCAAACCTATCAAAATTGGGAAATGATTATAGTTGATGATGTCTCTAAAGATAATTCAAATGAAATTATAAAAGAATATACAGAAAAAGACAATAGAATAAAACTTATTAATTTGGATAAAAATAGTGGTCCAGCAGTAGCAAGAAACAAAGCTATAGCAGAAGCAAAGGGAAGATATATAGCATTTTTAGATGCTGATGATTTGTGGAAACCTAAAAAGTTAGAAAAACAAATAAGTTTTATGACTGAAAAAGACTGTGCTTTGTCTTATAGCTCTTATGAAACTATGACGGAGGAGGGAAAACTTTTAGATAAAGTTATAATGCCTCCTTCTAAACTTTCATATAAAGATTTATTGAAAACAAATTATATTGGATGTCTAACAGCAATATATGATACTCAAAAAGTTGGAAAAGTTTATATGCCTTTGATTAAGAAAAGACAAGATTATGGCCTTTGGTTAAAGATACTTAAAAAAACTGATTATGCTTATTGTATAGAAGAACCACTTGCTACATATAGACTTATGTCAAACTCAGTATCTAGTAATAAGTTTAAGCTTTTAAAATATAACTATTTATTGTTCAGAGAGTATGAAGGTTTTTCTTCTATTAAAGCATTTTATTATCTATGTTGGAATATTTTAATCAAACTTTTAAAGAGATAAAAGAAAAGAATCAAACCCCTTTCTTTCCCAGAACAATCAAAATAGTTTTCCAAACTACTTTTATCTCAAGCCAAGCATTCCAATAT includes the following:
- a CDS encoding alpha-2,8-polysialyltransferase family protein; this encodes MYLNLFIVESPLQLLSAYEAINYFGIKKYKILIRLSNSKENDNQILKLLKCLKVKDMSYVFSLNAKNKTLLDYLKITFFKMLFFYLNKRVKKLFLGNFESGFMKILMKNINKKKIILLDDGAKSIVIQSKFNNMNNFDFFTFFDLDPLEGQQIYSNSFSMLKNKIKNKEKANFVLFLGTKLSELDIVSEEYYIRCIKEIAIYYIKTKIIYIPHREENKNKLKLLEKNISNLKIKKIDYPVELFGLNESFIPQVVASFYSTALFTMNKIYCCNSNAFKFDYEKSIYKESIDKVYHDYANKIKVLELNSVN
- a CDS encoding oligosaccharide flippase family protein, whose amino-acid sequence is MLIKKSFQYLILSMFLSLIPFFAVPFYTHYLTSEALGTFSIYQSFFLIIGAFIGLESYRSFEMLFFKEPDNISKILSNILFITFFCTFVFLFFMYFFSLFTEIDIDFYFLLFLPILCFSTQLYNIVLSHYRNIGNFKLFSFFEITKYTSNYLLTIILVIKGYSWEALVYGLIFSNILVLVFSLIVFSINYEISLKSVDKNTILRILKISVPFVPYLLGGIIVTVSDRFLVDFLLSRESVGILLVGVTFASGIKILSNSIIKAWSPFFYKEMNNITDKSKSNIVKYSYLYFITLCILSIIYIFFICYFYPYLVDNEYLNSISIFFWMSFAFFLRGIKQIFGLYLIHAERTNYVMMDFLISILSNIFFSYLLIIYIGLDGAAIGTFCSFLLASIWYIYISQKIVKMPWLKVLNNWRDK
- a CDS encoding glycosyltransferase, whose translation is MPFLMVDKMDTTGKGILIFKHLEIKLLEKMPKEIISKLKSKYILGMYFGSFYKLEEDLTYIDFYLAEDNVLKIENSTMPRINLNGYNFIGKDFEIKENVLEKYYDLIFIGNVSRNKNLIKVIDTINKLIKKDVNIKVLIVNRSLSGVYNKILKYFIYRKLNSINSLDKKNITYIEINNPKGYQLSKKLIKDLMLQSKGLIIASKYEGAARVVAEAQLLGLNILSYEKMKGATNNHLSEYDILFNDFNNLENKILDFINNYDSFYSKKDIDYSKIYLEKYNRIKLCENISEVCNINSSVLLKSIEHISLYNSISSHSAILPRKYVSNPQNDEISDHLTMYSLLCYLTSNKSKLSYLLYFKNVDILNKCLNPFLKILRKILY
- a CDS encoding O-antigen ligase family protein, coding for MIESGFAINSSYNHYILIPILILFVLIMNGNSFFTNIYLIISFILSLFILILPLSRQNIATFLIVALLLLIRKVNFFKLLILLLAVFLVFLYFYNIDESFIFNFTNSFAGRFEKTITLLENSNSERVKQFYEALRIGIEYPFGIGLGNFHSFQQGLVHTSTESGILQIFAELGFLFFIIFISFLFKLLIDIKSLKKVNYNMYLLLSSYFFGMLFLMNFNEILTNYLFWAFVLFVYLLKTNKICFKEY
- a CDS encoding acyltransferase codes for the protein MLNYFFEKSLSLIFNIFRYNYYKKKYKLPKDFRFNGYFIKIYGDGKIQVGDNSYISFFSHITMGKDTKVIIGNNVSIAHNVRIYTISIDTTEYILNKIKKDKIGNVYIGNNVLIGTNVYINPGVKIGDNVVIGANSVVTKNIPSNCIVAGMPAKVVKTYDVKEKNND
- a CDS encoding phytanoyl-CoA dioxygenase family protein; amino-acid sequence: MIKKIIKSNKSLFFMALKFKENKLKPREKIEEPLNNYLQTLYKDGVVVIPDFFTEEECKNMIDAYESIDKKYVKYYENDKRIFGIEKISPIHKRLFHDNNDFKKIGEAYLGDDLVLQTTMAAKITTDNNQKFGSGGSWHRDSFSRQFKAIAYLSDVEMSNGPFMYIKGSHTLKNIKKVLFKLRNHKPISSFRYNDDEIKECCKILDSEISYFTAPKGTLILADIRGLHTGMSIEEGHRYAVFNYYIAKSFHQTNNNIEKLANY
- a CDS encoding glycosyltransferase family 2 protein; translated protein: MYTVSIITPSYNSKEVISRTIDSVLSQTYQNWEMIIVDDVSKDNSNEIIKEYTEKDNRIKLINLDKNSGPAVARNKAIAEAKGRYIAFLDADDLWKPKKLEKQISFMTEKDCALSYSSYETMTEEGKLLDKVIMPPSKLSYKDLLKTNYIGCLTAIYDTQKVGKVYMPLIKKRQDYGLWLKILKKTDYAYCIEEPLATYRLMSNSVSSNKFKLLKYNYLLFREYEGFSSIKAFYYLCWNILIKLLKR